Proteins from a genomic interval of Veillonellaceae bacterium:
- a CDS encoding histidine--tRNA ligase, giving the protein MLTTGPRGTKDILPQTINNWRYIEDTAREICNLFGYQEIRTPIFEHTELFLRGIGETTDIVEKEMYTFNDRGGRSITLRPENTAAVVRSFLEHKLYVDSQPTKLFYIGPMFRYDRPQAGRFRQFHQFGIEALSAKGPEIDAEIIILAVQFLEKLGLKDLKLHINSVGCPKCRPVYRAKLQDHLRKNLSDFCPDCQSRFERNPLRVLDCKNPRCRELSQGEPKMTDCLCEDCQQHFEGLKQLLAVAGVEYKLNPRLVRGLDYYTKTAFEIQYEPLGAQSAVCGGGRYDGLVAECGGDDTPGIGFAIGIERVLLALEKQSLLPSSDNKLAAFVVTLGASTPVAFKLLSELRKQGITSDMDFMNRSLKSQMKLANKYHASYAAIIGEDEAIQGKVMLKNMTSGEQELLDFECVLNKLKAEMGE; this is encoded by the coding sequence ATGCTAACAACAGGTCCGCGCGGGACCAAAGATATATTGCCGCAAACTATTAATAATTGGCGCTATATCGAAGATACCGCGCGTGAGATATGCAATTTGTTTGGCTATCAAGAAATTAGAACACCGATTTTTGAACATACCGAGCTGTTTTTGCGCGGGATTGGTGAGACTACTGACATAGTCGAGAAGGAAATGTACACCTTTAACGACAGAGGGGGTCGTAGTATTACACTTCGGCCTGAAAATACGGCTGCTGTCGTAAGGTCGTTTTTAGAGCATAAGCTTTATGTGGATTCTCAGCCAACAAAATTATTTTATATAGGGCCAATGTTTCGTTATGACCGGCCACAAGCCGGACGGTTTCGTCAGTTTCACCAATTCGGTATCGAAGCGTTGAGTGCCAAAGGTCCGGAAATTGACGCTGAGATAATAATTTTAGCTGTCCAGTTCTTAGAAAAGCTTGGTCTGAAGGATTTAAAACTTCATATTAATTCAGTGGGCTGTCCTAAATGCCGTCCGGTTTATCGGGCAAAACTGCAAGACCATCTTCGGAAAAACCTTTCTGATTTTTGTCCTGACTGCCAGTCACGGTTTGAACGTAACCCATTGAGAGTTCTTGACTGCAAAAATCCGCGGTGCAGAGAGCTTTCCCAAGGCGAACCCAAAATGACAGATTGCTTATGTGAAGATTGCCAACAGCATTTTGAAGGCCTAAAACAACTATTAGCAGTTGCTGGTGTTGAATATAAATTGAATCCTAGACTTGTTAGAGGTCTTGATTACTATACAAAAACAGCGTTTGAAATACAGTATGAGCCGCTAGGAGCGCAAAGTGCCGTATGCGGCGGCGGCAGGTATGACGGATTGGTTGCTGAGTGTGGCGGGGATGACACACCGGGGATCGGTTTTGCAATAGGAATTGAGCGGGTCTTACTTGCACTTGAGAAGCAATCACTTCTGCCAAGTAGTGATAATAAGCTAGCAGCCTTCGTTGTAACGTTAGGTGCAAGTACGCCGGTTGCGTTTAAATTGCTAAGCGAGTTAAGGAAACAGGGCATCACATCGGACATGGACTTTATGAACCGCAGCTTAAAGTCGCAGATGAAATTAGCCAATAAATATCACGCCAGCTACGCCGCAATAATTGGGGAAGACGAAGCTATTCAAGGGAAAGTGATGCTAAAAAATATGACAAGCGGTGAGCAAGAGTTACTTGATTTTGAGTGCGTTCTTAACAAGCTTAAAGCTGAGATGGGGGAATAA